A single genomic interval of Lathyrus oleraceus cultivar Zhongwan6 chromosome 7, CAAS_Psat_ZW6_1.0, whole genome shotgun sequence harbors:
- the LOC127102350 gene encoding uncharacterized protein LOC127102350, translated as MDWLPEYLPNFMKRIREPSEKSKKDKKERLRESSRSRPPVPLAGSPTQLQARALASQQPSHSEPEPEVTSLPLEHPNPTTSEQPQTPPPAQQPNPPSEQPINSEPQPTQSPSTIPTPTTFVASITPTLNLSAPNSPFPSSPASAAEPETTLHTVEEAIQVFAESSIEKIKSLTINSGISDDPSEVRIHWNRVISWITSEAFKLKGLSEQVCNDFIRDAGIRLQECLAREDEERARKEDEEKACQEEEQRIKEAAEKVVVDTATAVEAEAKAKSEAEEATRIAAEEAAKAKADALTQGEHSNSGFVPLVLKTLEFFLEFAK; from the exons ATGGACTGGCTACCTGAGTATCTACCAAACTTCATGAAAAGGATACGAGAGCCCTCTGAGAAGTCCAAGAAGGATAAGAAAGAAAGGCTGAGAGAATCCTCTAGGTCAAGACCTCCAGTCCCTCTGGCTGGCTCTCCAA CTCAGTTACAAGCtcgtgctctggcctctcaacagcCATCACACTCTGAACCTGAACCAGAAGTCACTTCCCTACCTCTTGAACATCCAAATCCAACTACATCTGAACAACCTCAAACACCACCACCTGCACAACAACCAAATCCACCTTCTGAACAACCAATCAACTCTGAACCGCAACCAACACAGTCACCTTCTACCATTCCCACACCCACAACTTTCGTTGCCTCCATAACTCCCACACTAAATCTCAGTGCCCCAAACTCACCTTTTCCATCCTCCCCAGCCTCTGCCGCTGAACCAGAGACTACCCTCCATACCGTAGAAGAAGCAATACaggtttttgcagagtcttcaaTAGAGAAGATCAAGTCTTTGACGATCAAttctggcatcagtgatgatccttctGAAGTAAGGATCCATTGGAACAGAGTGATCAGTTGGATaacctctgaagccttcaaactgaaaggcctctcCGAACAAGTCtgcaacgacttcatcagagacgctggTATTAGGCTCCAAGAGTGCTTGGCCAGAGAGGATGAGGAACGAGCGAGGAAGGAAGATGAAGAGAAAGCATGCCAAGAAGAAGAACAACGAATCAAAGAAGCTGCAGAGAAGGTTGTTGTTGATACTGCGACTGCTGTTGAGGCTGAGGCAAAAGCTAAATCCGAAGCTGAAGAAGCAACTCGTATTGCTGCAGAAGAAGCTGCCAAGGCCAAAGCTGATGcactgactcagggggagcactCCAACTCTGGGTTTGTCCCTCTGGTCTTGAAGACTCTTGAATTCTTCTTGGAATttgcgaaataa